A part of Arachis hypogaea cultivar Tifrunner chromosome 12, arahy.Tifrunner.gnm2.J5K5, whole genome shotgun sequence genomic DNA contains:
- the LOC112727600 gene encoding uncharacterized protein isoform X3: protein MGSTNFGIVRKQLRDSKENSEEPSRAEVFIATRTSKKGKEIDAKTQATITELQNRLEAGENEEDAFVGVLGKDQPGRLRCYGASITRSSLKKDEEIRHIKVEYNTKVSSLEKKMDGVCGLLKILVHQLNPGMSNEEVTALVQAAQDSPVDTSSSKAKNTPRSSEATHIPHKDDVGHRSKQFTLQ, encoded by the exons ATGGGATCAACAAATTTTGGAATAGTGCGTAAGCAGCTG CGTGACTCTAAAGAGAACAGTGAAGAACCATCAAGGGCTGAAGTTTTCATAGCAACTCGTACaagtaaaaaaggaaaagaaattgatGCTAAAACACAAGCCACAATT ACTGAACTTCAGAACCGCTTAGAAGCAGGAGAAAATGAAGAGGATGCATTTGTAGGAGTGTTAGGAAAGGACCAACCAGGTCGACTTCGTTGTTATGGGGCTTCGATTACAAGAAGCTCTCTTAAAAAAGATGAGGAGATTCGCCACATAAAAGTTGAATATAACACTAAGGTCTCATCATTAGAGAAGAAGATGGATGGTGTGTGTGGTTTATTAAAGATATTGGTGCACCAACTCAACCCTGGAATGAGCAATGAAGAGGTAACAGCCTTAGTTCAAGCTGCCCAAGATTCTCCTGTGGATACCTCAAGTAGCAAAGCAAAAAATACTCCTCGCTCCTCCGAAGCAACTCACATTCCACACAAAGATGATGTAG GGCATAGGTCAAAACAATTTACCTTGCAATGA
- the LOC112727600 gene encoding uncharacterized protein isoform X1, protein MGSTNFGIVRKQLRDSKENSEEPSRAEVFIATRTSKKGKEIDAKTQATITELQNRLEAGENEEDAFVGVLGKDQPGRLRCYGASITRSSLKKDEEIRHIKVEYNTKVSSLEKKMDGVCGLLKILVHQLNPGMSNEEVTALVQAAQDSPVDTSSSKAKNTPRSSEATHIPHKDDDSRAYEYTSMKNLNESENGFWGALARKAKSICSCSFVFFILQGIGQNNLPCNDDA, encoded by the exons ATGGGATCAACAAATTTTGGAATAGTGCGTAAGCAGCTG CGTGACTCTAAAGAGAACAGTGAAGAACCATCAAGGGCTGAAGTTTTCATAGCAACTCGTACaagtaaaaaaggaaaagaaattgatGCTAAAACACAAGCCACAATT ACTGAACTTCAGAACCGCTTAGAAGCAGGAGAAAATGAAGAGGATGCATTTGTAGGAGTGTTAGGAAAGGACCAACCAGGTCGACTTCGTTGTTATGGGGCTTCGATTACAAGAAGCTCTCTTAAAAAAGATGAGGAGATTCGCCACATAAAAGTTGAATATAACACTAAGGTCTCATCATTAGAGAAGAAGATGGATGGTGTGTGTGGTTTATTAAAGATATTGGTGCACCAACTCAACCCTGGAATGAGCAATGAAGAGGTAACAGCCTTAGTTCAAGCTGCCCAAGATTCTCCTGTGGATACCTCAAGTAGCAAAGCAAAAAATACTCCTCGCTCCTCCGAAGCAACTCACATTCCACACAAAGATGAT GATTCAAGAGCCTATGAATATACTTCCATGAAGAACCTGAATGAGTCCGAGAATGGATTTTGGGGTGCTCTGGCCAGGAAAGCCAAATCAATTTGTAGTTGTtcatttgtgttttttattttgcagGGCATAGGTCAAAACAATTTACCTTGCAATGATGATGCATGA
- the LOC112727600 gene encoding uncharacterized protein isoform X2, translating into MGSTNFGIVRKQLRDSKENSEEPSRAEVFIATRTSKKGKEIDAKTQATITELQNRLEAGENEEDAFVGVLGKDQPGRLRCYGASITRSSLKKDEEIRHIKVEYNTKVSSLEKKMDGVCGLLKILVHQLNPGMSNEEVTALVQAAQDSPVDTSSSKAKNTPRSSEATHIPHKDDGIGQNNLPCNDDA; encoded by the exons ATGGGATCAACAAATTTTGGAATAGTGCGTAAGCAGCTG CGTGACTCTAAAGAGAACAGTGAAGAACCATCAAGGGCTGAAGTTTTCATAGCAACTCGTACaagtaaaaaaggaaaagaaattgatGCTAAAACACAAGCCACAATT ACTGAACTTCAGAACCGCTTAGAAGCAGGAGAAAATGAAGAGGATGCATTTGTAGGAGTGTTAGGAAAGGACCAACCAGGTCGACTTCGTTGTTATGGGGCTTCGATTACAAGAAGCTCTCTTAAAAAAGATGAGGAGATTCGCCACATAAAAGTTGAATATAACACTAAGGTCTCATCATTAGAGAAGAAGATGGATGGTGTGTGTGGTTTATTAAAGATATTGGTGCACCAACTCAACCCTGGAATGAGCAATGAAGAGGTAACAGCCTTAGTTCAAGCTGCCCAAGATTCTCCTGTGGATACCTCAAGTAGCAAAGCAAAAAATACTCCTCGCTCCTCCGAAGCAACTCACATTCCACACAAAGATGAT GGCATAGGTCAAAACAATTTACCTTGCAATGATGATGCATGA